From the Acidimicrobiales bacterium genome, the window GGCCCGGTAGCTCGCCTCCCCCGCCTGAAGATCGACCCGGTCGGGCACCACCTCCCCATGGAGATCCTCACGCCAGAGCGTGATGCTGCCATCAGCGTTGTCGACGCCACCGACCAAGCCCAAGCGCCGCATCTTGTGGACTCTGGCCAGTGCCTGGACCCTCTGAGCCCGGTACTCGAGTGTTGTCACCCGCATTCCTTGGGATCCGACGAGGTTTCCTCTGTCTCGGGCACGACGTCGATCCACCCTTGGCCGTCCCGGTACTCCACGTAGGGGTTCTCGTCATCAGACTTCATGGTCGTCCCTTCGCGTGTCGACTGCACTGGAGGTACGCCGGTGATGTGACTCGGCGTAGGTTCAGGTCAGTTGGCCAGGAAGCGGGCGACGGCCACGCGGCTGTCGCTGTCGGCGCTTCCCGCTGCGAAGATCGCACCGTCGGGCGCCAGTGCGACGTCGGTGGCGATGTCCCAGGCGCTGGTGAAGTTGGCCGATGCGATGCCGCCGACCCCGAACGTCGGGTCCAGTGTGCCGTTGACGTCGTAGTGGGCCACGAGCATCCTTCCTCCCGAGCCACTCATGCGCCCGGCGACGACGAGAGGGCCGCCCGGCTGCATCTCGACGGCCTGGGCGAACTCTGCGTTGCCTTGCAGATCCGTGATGCGGACTCCGCCGTCGCCGAAGGTGGTATCGACGGTCCCGTCGATGTTGAACCGTGCCAGACCGATCCGGCGGTTGGCCTCGCCCGCCACCACCACCTTTCGTCCCTGGAGCTCCAGGTCGACGACGTCCTCGTAGCCCGGAGTCATGTCCAAGACGGCCTTGCCGTCATCACTGAAGGCGCGGTCGAGTCCGAGGTTGAAATAGAACCGACTCATGCGGGCGATGGCGATGACGTCGGTTCCGGCGCTCGTTCGCGACGGCCCGGCGATGTACACCCCGTCCTCCGCATTCACCCCGATGGCGTACCCGGAGTCCTGTCCCGGCCCGAAGTTGGCGGTGCGCATACCAGAGTCGCTGAAGTAGTCGTTGACCGACCCGTCGTCGCGATAGCTGAACACCGCCATTTGGCCGCCGTGGCCGTCGACACCGCCGCCCAGGTAGTACCGGTTGAGGTTGTCCTCGACGAGCGCGTAGGCGTACTCGAAGCCGGGCCGGAAGTCGGTGACCACTCTGCCGTCGCCGCTGAACGACGGATCGAGGGTGCCGTCGGGGAGGAAGCGAGCCATGCCGACCTGCTGGAAGTCCGAAGCGGTGAGGGACACGGCGATGGAGCCCGTGCTGTCGACCACGACGTCCGTCGCCAGGTCATCCCCGGGAGAAAGGTTGATGAAGGCCCGACCGTCGCCGCTGAACGTCGGATCGAGTTCGCCGACGGTGGTGTAGCGAAGCACGAATGCACGCCCTCCTTGCCCGCCGGCACGCCCCACGACGACCACCTTTCCGTCTGGCTGGACTGCGGCCCCGAGGGCGAGGTCGTGGTCGCCTGGCTTCAGATCGGTCTCGACCCGGCCGTCGTCACTGAACGTCGGGTCCAGCGTCCCTGCGGTCCCGAGGGCTCCGGTCGCCGAGGGGACGGCGAGTGAGCCACACACGATCAACAGAGCCATTGCGGGCCCGGTGACCCTCGATATTCGGCCCATCATGAACAGCTCCCTGGATCAACAGTGCCAAGCTGCACCAGACTAGTGGCCAGTCACCGAGACAACGGGACTGCCGCGGGCCGACAGCATTGACACGGCCCAGTGGCGGAGCTCGTTCGGGTCACCAGTGGCCCGGGCCTGCGGTCTCAGCGATTTTGCACACCGGGGCGGGTACCACGCGGGTGACGCTCAGGTCCTCGTCGACGTCCACCTGTCCAAGTAGGAGCAAGTCGCGGCTGTCCCGGTGAGTGGTGGCGGGGGTCGGCCTATCCCGTTGGGGCCGATCGACTGCTTCGGCGGGAGTGACCCCCACGGGCAGTCGGTACCCATGGTTGTGGTGGGGGCCTCGGCGAACGCCTGGCCGATGAGCTCGGATGCCCTCTCGGTGGAGCCCCCGCGGGACGCATCGAGCTGGGAGTACGGTCGACGTCGATGAGTGCGAGCGGCGGGTATACGCCTGACACACAAGTGCGGCATTGCCACCAATGCGGCGCCGCCCTGGTGGCCGGCGGCGCTTACTGCTGGAACTGTGCGAGCGTCGTGGCCGCGCCGGCGCCGCGACGTCAGGCCAACGTCAACGCGATCGTTGCGCTCGCGTTGGGCGGGAGCGCCTTCGGGTGCTTTCCGCTCGGCATCGCCGCCCTCGTCGTCGGCACCAAAGCGAGGAACGAGATCGCGGCGTCCGACGGTCGTGAGTGGGGTGCCGAGCTCGCCCTTGCGGGGATGATCCTCGCCGGCGTCGGGCTGCTGTTCTTCGTCGCCATGCTCCTCCTGCAGCTCACCCTGCTCGCCGCCGGTGAGTAGCGGAAGCCGTCACCCGAGCCGGTCGAGGGAGAGCGCTGCCTGGACGCGGTCCCTCAGCAGCTCGTAGCGCTCGGGTTCGCGACTCGGGCGGCCAGGTGGGCGCGTGATCCGGTCGCCGGGCTGAATCGCCTCGTCCGCTCGGAACTGGTCGCGGGTGAGGTCGACCTCCAGGCCGTCGCCGAAGACGTTCCAGGTGTGCCAGCCCTGACGGCTGCCGTCGGGGAAGAGCACCTCGGCGACCATCAGATCGCCGCCGAGCAGGTCGTTCAACACCAGGGCGGTCACCCCGCACTGGCCCCTGGAGGGGTAGTCGCTGGACCAGGGGAGGTCGACCGGGTCGCAGGTGCGCTCGTCCCAGCACGCCCGCAGGGCGGCCTCGATCGTCGCGAGGGTCGCTGGCGCGGATCGGCTCGGGTCGCCATGCGAGGCAGACGGCGTCATGGGTGCACCACCGTAGGTTTGGCCGGCCCGAGGGCGGAACCTCCCGGTCGGGGCGTTCCGTCGGAACTCGTTTGCTCCCGGGGGGCGGCGGCGAGCACGGTGCGGGGATGGCGAACCCGTTCCTCGACGGCACGCGGGTCGACGTCGAGGGGGAGGGGCGGTACCGGGCGACGATCGACGAGGACTGGGTGCTGCGCCCGCTGCCCCAGGGCGGGGTGGTCACCGCCATCGCGGTGCGGGCCATGCAGGCCGAGCTCGACCACCCGGAGCAGCGCCTCCGCACGCTGCACACCAGCTTCGTGGGGCAGGTGGCGGCCGGCCCGGTGGAGGTCGACGTCGAGGTGCTGCGCAGAGGGCGGTCGATGTCGCACGCTCGGGCCGAGGTCCGTAATCCGGGCGCCGCCCGCGGTCACCTCACCACCGCCATCTTCGGGGCCGAGCGGCGAGGGTTCCACTTCACCGACCTCGAGCCGCCCGCCGACCGGCCCCCACCCGAGGCGTGTCGGTCGTTCCGTGAGCCGCCGCCCCCGGACGTCGAGCCCTTCCCGCCCATGGCCTTCTGGGACCGACTCGTCGAAGGCCGGGCCATCGCCGGCCATGCCCCGTGGGAGGAGTACGTCCCCGACCGGGCCGAGCACGTGAAGTGGGTGCGCTTCGACGACCCGCCGTACCTCGACGACGGCTCGCTCGACCCCCTCGGCCTTCCCGTGCTCGTCGACACCATGCCCGGCGCCGTGGCCGAGAAGCTCGGCCCCGGCGAGCGGGAGTGGTTCGCGCCGAGCGTCGACCTGACTCTGCACGTGCTGGAGGCGTGGCGGTCGCCCTGGCTGCTGGCCCACAATCGGGCGCGCCACGCCGGCGAGGGCTACGCCTCGGCCGACATGGCGCTCTGGGACTGCGGCGACGACGGCGCCGACGAGCCCCGCCTGGTCGCCTACGGCACCCAGATCTTCCTGTTCAGCTTCCCGCCGGCCTGACCGGCCCCTCCGGCGGCTATCCGACGGAGGGGAGGGTGGCGAGGCCGGCGGCGAGGCGTTCCTCGGTGACGTCCTCGTCGACCATGCGCCCGCCGAGGTAATCGTCGTAGGCGGCGAGGTCGAAGTGGCCGTGGCCGCACAGCGCGGTGAGAATCACCGTCTCCTCGCCGGTCTCCTTGGCCTTCTGGGCTTCCCGGATTGCCGCAGCGATGGCGTGGGTGGGCTCGGGGGCCGGGACGATGCCCTCGGTGCGAGCGAACTGCACGCCGGCGGCGAAGCACTCGGTCTGGGGCACGGCGAAGGCCTCGATCAGGCCGAGCTCGTAGATGTGGCTGAGCAGCGGGGACATGCCGTGGTAGCGCAGCCCGCCGGCGTGGATCGGGTCGGGCACGAAGTCGTGGCCGAGCGTGTGCATCTTCATGAGCGGGGTGAGGCCGGCGCTGTCGCCGAAGTCGTACTCGTAGACGCCGCGGGTGAGCGACGGGCACGAGGCGGGCTCGACCGCACGGATGGTCGGGTCCATGTTCCCGGCCATCTTCTCGCGCAGGAAGGGGAAGGCGAGGCCGCCGAAGTTGGAGCCGCCGCCGGTGCACCCGACGATCACGTCCGGGCCCGACTCGCCGGCCTTCGCCAGCTGGCGCAGGGCCTCTTCGCCGATCACCGTCTGGTGCAACAGCACGTGGTTGAGCACGCTGCCGAGCGAGTAGCGGATGGCCTCGTCCTGGGCCGCGACCTCGACCGCCTCGGAGATGGCGATGCCGAGCGAGCCGGGGTGGTGCGGGTCCTCGTCCAGGTACTTCCGGCCGGCGTCGGTGAGCGGGGAGGGCGAGCGGTGCACGGCGGCGCCGAAGGCCTCGATCATCAGGCGCCGGTAGGGCTTCTGGTCGTAGCTGGCGCCGACCTGCCAGACCTCGCACTCCATGTCGAACAGGGCGCAGGCGAAGGCCAGCGCCGTGCCCCACTGGCCGGCGCCGGTCTCGGTGGTCAGCTTCCGGATGCCGGCCTTGGCGTTGTAGTACGCCTGCGGCACCGCGGTGTTGGGCTTGTGGCTGCCCGCGGGGCTGACGCCCTCGTACTTGTAGTAGATGCGCGCCGGTGTCCCGAGGGCCTGCTCGAGGCGGTGGGCGCGGAAGAGCGGGCTCGGCCGCCACAGGCGGTAGACGTCCTGCACCGCCCCCGGGATCTCGATGAAGCGGTCGGTGGAGACCTCCTGGAGGATGAGGTCCATCGGGAACAGCGGGGCGAAGTCGTCCGGCCCGGCGGGCTCGAGCGTGCCCGGGTGCAGCGCCGGCGGCGGCGGGCTGGGCAGGTCGGGGACGATGTTGTACCAGGCGGTCGGCATCTCCGACTCGTCCAGGACGAACTTGTGCTGGCGAACGGTCTCGTCCACGGCGGTGCTCCTCGCGTTGCGACTCCGGCGCCGGTCGGCCCGGCGGCGCGCCCACGGTAGTCAACGGCGGTTGGGCCGCCGTCCCGCCTCGCCTAGGGCAGCGCCACCGCCCGCACGTAGGCGTGGGTGGTGACCCTGTCGACCGATCGATCCGTGAGCGTCACCTCGACCGGGGCCTCGGGGCCGTCGCCGAGCGGCCGGCACGAGGAGCGCACGGGGCCGGCGCCGGTCTTGGCGAGGTAGCGGAGGTCCAGCTCGGTCACGATCACGGGCGCTCCCGCCCGGGCGCCGGCGAGCTCCTCGACGGCGCACTCCGCCACCAGGGCGACCATCGCTCCCTGGAGGGTGCCCGCGGGGTTCTGGAGCGACGGCGTCACGTCCACCTCGACGACGCCGGCCCCCGCATCGAGGACGCGCACGCCCGCCGCCTCCCGCAGCGGTGCGTCGAGCGTCGGGCGGTCACGGAACAGGCGGGCGGCCTCCGCGAACGAGACCGTCGGCTTCGGCGGATCGCCGTCCTTGCGCGGCACGGTGGCGAAGCTGATGGCTCCCGTGGCCACGAGCTCGTCGGCCGGACCGCGCACCTCGACGGTGCACGTGGACGAGCGTCGGCCCCGGCGGACGATCGTGTTGGTGGCGAGAACCCGCGGCAGGGCGGGGACGGGCAGCATGCGCAGGGAGAGGTCCGTGGTCAGCGTCCACGCCTCCACGTCCTGGTCGAGGCTGATGCCGGCCAGGGCGTCGACGAGGAACGAGAGCGCGCTCGCCCGGACGATCCCGTGGTGGAGCGTCTCGGGCGTCGGCTCCAGCGACATCGTGAAGACCCCGTCGTCGTAGTGCGCGGTGGTGCCGAGGCGGCTCGGGACGGAGTGGAGCTGGCTGGGGATGTCCGTCATGGCGCGGCGACGGTAACACCGTGCGATGCGGGGCCCGGCGACGCGGTGCTCCCGGTGGGCCGGCGGCGAACCTCGCGCCGGCGCCACCGGGCGTGGCCGCGATCAGGGGATGATGACCGTGAACGCGACCGTGTTGTCCGGGATGCCGGTCCCGGTGTTGAAGGTGTGGACCTCGATGGTGCCGGCGGGGCAGTTGGGACGACCGGAGCGCCACTGGGCCGCGGCGTCGTTGGTCTCGGAGAGCGAGTACTCGACGCTCACGACGGGTACCACCCGGCGCGGGTGGAACCCGGGGACGAGCGAGCGGATGCACCACGAGCCGTCGACCGGGTTGGTCACCGCCACGATGCCCTTCCCTCGCATCACGGTGTAGGTGCCGGATCCGGTGCCGTCGACCCAGACCGCCACCCGGGTGGTGGGCGCCTCGGCCAGGTTCACGCCTTCCGTCGGTGCCGGCGCCGCCTCCGGGGCGGGATCGTGGGTGGCGCCCACGGCGGCCACGGCGACCCCGGCGCCGAGCAGGCCGGCCAGGCCGGCGACGAGGGCGAGCAGGGCGAGCGTCTTCTTCACGGCGGTACCTCCTGGCGAGGCGACCACCGCCCCGAGCCGGAGTCCCATCGGCACGACCCGGATCGGAGTGGAGCGGGAAGGGCCGATCGGCCCACGGCCCTGCGCCCGCGGGACTGGCGCCCGGGGGTTCCGCTCAGGTGAGGCCGGAGGCGAGCCAGGTGAAGGGGTCCCACGGCAGGAGGCGCAGGGCCCAGAAGAGGGCGATGGCCACGACCGTCACGGGCAACCACGCCCGTGGGCCCGGTAGCGACGGGGCCCGGACGCCGAGGCGCCGGGCGGTCCAGACGCCGAAGGCGACGATGACCACGGGAAGCGCAAGCACGAAGAGCAGGTTGTGGTCGGCGGCCGCGACCACGTCGCCCTGCA encodes:
- a CDS encoding TrpB-like pyridoxal phosphate-dependent enzyme, whose protein sequence is MPTAWYNIVPDLPSPPPPALHPGTLEPAGPDDFAPLFPMDLILQEVSTDRFIEIPGAVQDVYRLWRPSPLFRAHRLEQALGTPARIYYKYEGVSPAGSHKPNTAVPQAYYNAKAGIRKLTTETGAGQWGTALAFACALFDMECEVWQVGASYDQKPYRRLMIEAFGAAVHRSPSPLTDAGRKYLDEDPHHPGSLGIAISEAVEVAAQDEAIRYSLGSVLNHVLLHQTVIGEEALRQLAKAGESGPDVIVGCTGGGSNFGGLAFPFLREKMAGNMDPTIRAVEPASCPSLTRGVYEYDFGDSAGLTPLMKMHTLGHDFVPDPIHAGGLRYHGMSPLLSHIYELGLIEAFAVPQTECFAAGVQFARTEGIVPAPEPTHAIAAAIREAQKAKETGEETVILTALCGHGHFDLAAYDDYLGGRMVDEDVTEERLAAGLATLPSVG
- a CDS encoding thioesterase family protein, coding for MANPFLDGTRVDVEGEGRYRATIDEDWVLRPLPQGGVVTAIAVRAMQAELDHPEQRLRTLHTSFVGQVAAGPVEVDVEVLRRGRSMSHARAEVRNPGAARGHLTTAIFGAERRGFHFTDLEPPADRPPPEACRSFREPPPPDVEPFPPMAFWDRLVEGRAIAGHAPWEEYVPDRAEHVKWVRFDDPPYLDDGSLDPLGLPVLVDTMPGAVAEKLGPGEREWFAPSVDLTLHVLEAWRSPWLLAHNRARHAGEGYASADMALWDCGDDGADEPRLVAYGTQIFLFSFPPA
- a CDS encoding DUF4190 domain-containing protein, with product MSASGGYTPDTQVRHCHQCGAALVAGGAYCWNCASVVAAPAPRRQANVNAIVALALGGSAFGCFPLGIAALVVGTKARNEIAASDGREWGAELALAGMILAGVGLLFFVAMLLLQLTLLAAGE